A region from the Afifella aestuarii genome encodes:
- a CDS encoding TRAP transporter substrate-binding protein translates to MYKTFLGALALAGFVANGFVATGAQAQTAWDMPTPYGDSNFHTQNIAKFAEDVKEATGGDLTITVHSAGSLFKHPEIKDAVRKGLVPIGEVLVSRLSNEDPIFGLDSVPFVATSYDDAKKLYDAQKPELEKVLDQQGLTLLYSVPWPPQGLYTTKEVSKVEDLAGLKMRAYNAATERLAQLAGAVPTQVEVPDLPTAFSTGRVEAMVTSPSTGANSKAWDYVKIYTNTQAWLPKNMVFVNKRAFQSLSEEDQKAVMEAAAAAETRGWEASKTETEEKTQELKDNGMTVAEPTDELMSGLKKIGETMASEWSEEAGDPGKAVLENYKSM, encoded by the coding sequence ATGTACAAGACATTTCTGGGGGCGCTCGCGCTCGCCGGCTTCGTCGCCAATGGCTTCGTCGCCACGGGTGCCCAGGCGCAGACCGCCTGGGACATGCCGACGCCTTATGGCGACAGCAATTTCCACACGCAGAACATCGCCAAGTTCGCCGAGGACGTGAAAGAGGCGACGGGTGGCGATCTCACCATCACCGTCCATTCGGCCGGATCGCTGTTCAAGCATCCGGAGATCAAGGACGCGGTGCGCAAGGGGCTTGTGCCGATCGGTGAGGTGCTCGTCTCGCGCCTGTCCAACGAAGATCCGATCTTCGGGCTCGATTCCGTGCCCTTTGTGGCGACGAGCTATGACGACGCCAAGAAGCTCTACGACGCGCAGAAGCCGGAGCTCGAAAAGGTGCTCGACCAGCAGGGTCTGACGCTTCTCTATTCCGTGCCGTGGCCGCCGCAGGGGCTTTACACCACCAAGGAAGTGTCGAAGGTCGAAGATCTCGCCGGCCTGAAGATGCGTGCCTACAATGCCGCAACAGAGCGGCTCGCCCAGCTTGCAGGCGCAGTGCCGACGCAGGTCGAAGTGCCGGATCTGCCGACCGCCTTCTCCACCGGGCGCGTGGAGGCGATGGTGACCTCGCCCTCGACGGGCGCCAATTCCAAGGCCTGGGACTACGTCAAAATCTATACGAACACGCAGGCCTGGCTGCCGAAGAACATGGTCTTCGTGAACAAGCGGGCTTTCCAGAGTCTCTCAGAGGAAGATCAGAAGGCGGTGATGGAAGCCGCTGCCGCCGCGGAGACGCGCGGCTGGGAAGCCTCCAAGACGGAGACCGAGGAGAAGACCCAAGAGCTCAAGGACAATGGCATGACGGTCGCCGAGCCGACCGACGAGCTGATGAGTGGCCTGAAGAAGATCGGCGAGACGATGGCCTCGGAATGGAGCGAGGAAGCTGGCGATCCCGGCAAGGCCGTTCTGGAAAACTACAAGAGCATGTGA
- a CDS encoding TRAP transporter small permease — translation MRKALDMLYAASGVAAAAAIVAIAVLVSVQVLGRVADKALQLFGYPVYGFLIPSLAEICGFLLVAASFLALASTLRHGVHIRVNLLLQSVPEAAQRPLNALVLMAGTALSGFLAFQGGNLVLESYRFGEVSFGIIPIPLWIPQTTMAAGLVILTIALLDDLLVLLRGQVPVFAQHEGEDLVEGRE, via the coding sequence ATGCGCAAGGCGCTCGACATGCTCTATGCCGCCTCCGGGGTTGCCGCGGCTGCCGCGATCGTCGCCATTGCGGTTCTTGTTTCCGTGCAGGTGCTCGGGCGCGTCGCCGACAAGGCGCTGCAGCTTTTTGGCTATCCCGTCTATGGCTTTCTCATCCCGTCGCTGGCGGAAATCTGCGGCTTCCTGTTGGTGGCGGCATCCTTTCTGGCGCTCGCTTCGACGCTTCGCCACGGCGTGCATATCCGCGTCAATCTTCTCCTGCAGTCGGTGCCGGAGGCAGCGCAGCGTCCGCTCAATGCTCTCGTCCTCATGGCGGGCACGGCGCTCTCCGGCTTCCTCGCCTTTCAGGGGGGGAACCTCGTGCTTGAATCCTATCGGTTCGGGGAGGTGTCTTTCGGCATCATTCCGATCCCGCTGTGGATCCCGCAGACCACGATGGCGGCCGGCCTCGTCATCCTGACGATTGCGCTCCTCGACGATCTCCTTGTCCTGCTTCGCGGACAGGTTCCGGTCTTCGCCCAGCATGAGGGCGAGGATCTGGTGGAAGGACGAGAGTGA
- a CDS encoding TRAP transporter large permease, which translates to MGLGTISALLAFGLLGALALGLWVALSLLGVALIAILLMTNVPAGAVTATAAWGASNSWDLTALPMFIWMGEILFRTRLSEDMFAGISPFMRRIPGRLLHVNIVGCAIFAAVSGSSAATTAMIGRMSLPELRGRGYDEKMAIGTLAGSGTLGLLIPPSIILIVYGAATEQSIARLFIAGILPGAMLACLFMGYVVVWSLVRRSGMPEADPSTTLRQKFSAARRLLPVVLLIVGVIGSIYAGLAAPTEAAAIGVMLALLLSWVTGTLTKASFAEALMSATRTSCMIAFILVGAAVLTVAMGFTGIPRELASAIGAMDLSPAALLAALTLLFIMLGCFLDGISVVVLTTSVILPIVEAAGFDLIWFGIYLVLVVEMSQITPPVGFNLFVLQGITGHNIFKVAVMALPFFLIMVVAVALIAAFPEIALFLPRTMLAR; encoded by the coding sequence ATGGGGCTCGGCACAATCTCCGCGCTTCTTGCCTTCGGGCTTTTGGGTGCGCTCGCTCTCGGCCTCTGGGTGGCGCTGTCGCTTCTCGGCGTGGCGCTCATCGCCATTCTTCTGATGACCAACGTGCCGGCCGGCGCCGTGACGGCGACGGCGGCCTGGGGTGCGTCGAATTCCTGGGATCTGACGGCGCTGCCGATGTTCATCTGGATGGGCGAGATTCTCTTCCGCACGCGCCTGTCTGAGGACATGTTCGCTGGCATTTCGCCCTTCATGCGGCGCATTCCGGGGCGGCTTCTGCACGTCAATATCGTCGGCTGCGCCATCTTTGCCGCCGTCTCGGGCTCCTCGGCCGCCACCACGGCCATGATCGGGCGCATGTCGCTGCCGGAGCTGCGGGGTCGCGGCTACGACGAGAAGATGGCGATCGGGACGCTCGCCGGGTCCGGCACGCTCGGGCTTTTGATTCCGCCCTCGATCATCCTCATCGTCTATGGCGCGGCGACGGAGCAATCGATCGCGCGCCTCTTCATCGCCGGCATCCTGCCTGGCGCGATGCTCGCCTGTCTCTTCATGGGCTATGTCGTCGTCTGGTCGCTCGTGCGCCGGTCCGGCATGCCGGAGGCCGATCCCTCGACGACCTTGCGGCAGAAGTTTTCGGCTGCGCGCCGGCTTCTGCCCGTCGTTCTCCTCATCGTCGGCGTCATCGGTTCGATCTATGCGGGGCTTGCCGCACCGACGGAGGCGGCGGCGATCGGCGTCATGCTGGCGCTTCTGCTCTCCTGGGTGACGGGCACATTGACGAAGGCAAGTTTTGCCGAAGCGCTGATGAGCGCCACGCGCACCTCCTGCATGATTGCCTTCATTCTCGTGGGAGCGGCGGTTCTGACGGTCGCTATGGGATTTACGGGCATCCCGCGGGAGCTCGCCTCGGCGATCGGCGCGATGGATTTGTCGCCCGCGGCACTTCTGGCGGCGCTCACGCTCCTCTTTATCATGCTCGGCTGTTTTCTCGACGGCATTTCGGTGGTGGTGCTGACGACCTCCGTGATCCTGCCGATCGTGGAGGCGGCGGGCTTCGACCTCATCTGGTTCGGCATCTATCTCGTTCTTGTCGTGGAAATGAGCCAGATCACGCCGCCGGTCGGCTTCAATCTCTTCGTTCTGCAGGGCATTACGGGGCACAACATCTTCAAGGTGGCGGTGATGGCGCTGCCGTTCTTTCTCATCATGGTGGTGGCGGTGGCGCTGATCGCAGCGTTCCCAGAGATCGCGCTCTTCCTGCCGCGCACCATGCTCGCAAGGTGA
- a CDS encoding winged helix DNA-binding protein — translation MAATPKRNTEIGPIVSAAHLAEGGMPALSEVEFALEMANNAFSRWMVRGMAAAGVDGLSALDVLVLHTVAHRARMKTVADICLVLNIEDTHTVTYTLKKLERLGLVSSSRRGKEKAVAVTREGEAACLRYREIRETLLVEAVKSLGLDEAEMSRLAALLRALSGHYDQAARSAVSL, via the coding sequence ATGGCGGCGACCCCTAAACGAAACACGGAGATCGGTCCGATCGTGTCGGCCGCGCATCTCGCGGAAGGGGGGATGCCCGCGCTGTCGGAAGTCGAGTTTGCGCTGGAGATGGCGAACAACGCCTTCTCTCGCTGGATGGTGCGCGGCATGGCCGCCGCCGGTGTGGACGGATTGTCGGCGCTCGACGTTCTCGTTCTTCACACGGTCGCGCATCGCGCACGGATGAAGACGGTCGCCGACATCTGTCTCGTTCTCAACATCGAGGACACGCACACCGTCACCTACACGCTGAAGAAGCTCGAGCGGCTCGGTCTCGTCTCCTCCAGCCGGCGCGGCAAGGAGAAGGCGGTCGCCGTCACGCGCGAAGGCGAGGCGGCGTGCCTGCGCTACCGCGAAATCCGTGAGACGCTGCTCGTGGAGGCGGTGAAATCGCTCGGCCTCGACGAAGCGGAGATGAGCCGGCTCGCCGCGCTGCTCAGGGCGCTCTCCGGCCATTACGATCAGGCGGCGCGGTCAGCCGTGTCATTGTAG
- a CDS encoding lytic transglycosylase domain-containing protein encodes MKRTIAAVLLGAAFIQPAFADDASKDLIIGAQRQAASETTTEKSDTATQKTVHTPRASSGDSSKAFIIARAHDAAPKSTGSTDAVARTEKTTEAKKDTAGKTAKPASDLHALVAKAAAKHGVPVELASAVVMVESRFNPRATGSAGEIGLMQIKPATARGLGYTGSIQALYDPETNLEWGMRYLARAYELGGGTTCGTLLRYNAGHYATRMTSGAAAYCGRVKTALASAGSTV; translated from the coding sequence TTGAAGAGAACGATTGCAGCGGTCCTGCTAGGCGCCGCTTTCATCCAGCCTGCTTTCGCAGATGATGCCTCCAAAGATCTGATCATCGGCGCACAGCGGCAGGCCGCATCCGAAACCACAACCGAAAAGAGCGACACCGCCACGCAGAAGACCGTGCATACGCCCCGGGCGAGCTCAGGTGACAGCTCGAAAGCCTTCATCATCGCCCGGGCGCACGACGCAGCGCCGAAAAGCACCGGCAGCACGGACGCCGTCGCGCGCACCGAGAAAACGACCGAAGCGAAGAAGGACACGGCCGGCAAGACCGCAAAGCCGGCCAGCGATCTGCATGCGCTCGTCGCCAAGGCGGCCGCAAAGCATGGCGTGCCGGTGGAACTCGCAAGCGCCGTGGTGATGGTGGAAAGCCGCTTCAATCCGCGCGCCACCGGCAGCGCCGGCGAGATCGGCCTCATGCAGATCAAGCCGGCGACGGCCCGCGGCCTCGGCTATACCGGTTCGATCCAGGCGCTCTACGATCCGGAAACGAACCTCGAATGGGGCATGCGCTATCTCGCCCGCGCCTATGAGCTCGGCGGCGGCACGACCTGCGGCACGCTTCTGCGCTACAACGCCGGCCATTACGCAACACGCATGACCTCCGGCGCCGCGGCCTATTGCGGTCGCGTGAAGACGGCCCTGGCCTCCGCCGGGTCGACCGTCTGA
- a CDS encoding peptidoglycan recognition protein family protein — MSNTPIAEWQPSPNFNSRNGEPIDLLLLHYTGMENEDAAFARLCDPAAQVSCHYLVRTDGTRLQLVDEKDRAWHAGRASWNGTCDINARSIGIEIANWGHAALEEGKPLPPFSARQIDSVIALSRDILKRHEIPARRVLGHSDVAPERKLDPGELFPWHQLAKAGIGHFVSPVPASSEALFALGAEGEHVADLQSLLALYGYGVSVSGIYDERTRTIVAAFQRHFRPERIDGIVDRSTLQTLRKLLATIDET, encoded by the coding sequence ATGAGCAACACTCCCATCGCCGAGTGGCAGCCGTCGCCCAATTTCAACTCTCGGAACGGCGAGCCGATCGATCTCCTTCTCCTGCATTACACAGGCATGGAGAATGAGGACGCGGCCTTCGCTCGGCTGTGCGACCCGGCCGCGCAAGTCTCCTGCCACTATCTCGTTCGCACGGACGGCACGCGTCTCCAGCTCGTCGACGAGAAAGATCGCGCCTGGCACGCCGGCCGCGCCTCATGGAACGGCACGTGCGATATCAATGCCCGCTCGATCGGCATCGAAATCGCCAATTGGGGCCATGCGGCACTCGAAGAAGGCAAGCCATTGCCGCCGTTCAGCGCTCGACAGATTGACAGCGTCATCGCCCTGTCCCGGGATATCCTGAAACGCCACGAAATCCCGGCCCGACGTGTTCTGGGCCATTCCGACGTCGCACCCGAGCGCAAGCTCGATCCGGGCGAGCTCTTTCCCTGGCACCAGCTTGCGAAGGCGGGGATCGGCCATTTCGTGTCGCCGGTGCCCGCCTCCTCCGAAGCGCTCTTCGCTCTCGGCGCTGAAGGCGAGCACGTCGCCGACCTCCAGAGCCTCCTCGCCCTCTATGGCTACGGGGTTTCCGTCAGCGGCATTTATGACGAGCGCACCCGGACGATCGTGGCCGCCTTCCAGAGGCACTTCCGCCCCGAGCGCATCGACGGCATCGTCGACCGTTCGACGCTCCAGACACTGCGCAAGCTCCTCGCCACGATCGACGAAACTTAG